A stretch of the Thiocystis violascens DSM 198 genome encodes the following:
- the rseP gene encoding RIP metalloprotease RseP: MEILFTIASFVVALAILIAVHEFGHFWVARRVGVKVLRFSIGFGRPLLRWQSRRDETEYVLAAIPLGGYVKMLDEREEAVPENQLDRAFNRQPLWKRSAIVVAGPLFNLLFAILAYWAIFIVGDTGLKPVIGVVAPQSIAAASGFQPGDELLRIGDRPARSWETAVFAFAVEAMDGQDLPIRVRDAGGREQDRWLPGEAIAGLAEEPDLLGRLGLEARRPRLPPIIGELVPGEPAQRAGLEVGDRLVAADGIAIDSWQDWVALVRERAGQSIPIEVERGDGSLQEISITPRSTEIDGREVGRIGAGVLVPDDLMDDYRVLVRYGPIEALGQAVDKTLDTSVTMLRVIGRMLIGEASVRNLSGPITIAEVAGQTASSGLLAFVKFLAVVSISLGVLNLLPIPVLDGGHLFYFLIEWIKGSPVSEQIQLQGQKVGFILLAALMSLAFYVDISRLLG, from the coding sequence GTGGGCGTCAAGGTGCTGCGATTTTCGATCGGTTTCGGAAGGCCGCTGTTGCGCTGGCAGAGCCGGCGCGACGAGACCGAGTATGTGCTCGCGGCGATTCCGCTCGGCGGCTACGTCAAGATGCTCGACGAGCGCGAGGAAGCGGTTCCCGAAAACCAGTTGGATCGGGCCTTCAATCGCCAACCCTTGTGGAAGCGGTCGGCCATCGTCGTCGCGGGTCCGCTGTTCAATCTGCTGTTCGCCATCCTGGCCTATTGGGCCATCTTCATCGTCGGCGATACCGGCCTGAAGCCCGTCATCGGCGTGGTTGCGCCACAGTCGATCGCCGCCGCGTCGGGGTTTCAGCCCGGCGACGAACTGCTCCGGATCGGCGACCGCCCCGCGCGAAGCTGGGAGACAGCCGTTTTCGCCTTCGCGGTCGAGGCGATGGATGGACAGGATCTGCCGATTCGGGTGCGCGACGCAGGCGGGCGGGAACAGGATCGTTGGCTTCCCGGCGAGGCCATTGCCGGTCTGGCCGAGGAGCCCGATCTGCTGGGCCGGCTCGGTTTGGAGGCGCGTCGTCCTCGCCTGCCCCCAATCATCGGGGAACTCGTACCCGGAGAGCCGGCGCAGCGCGCCGGGCTTGAGGTTGGCGATCGCCTGGTCGCGGCCGACGGCATCGCGATCGATTCCTGGCAGGATTGGGTGGCCCTGGTGCGCGAGCGCGCGGGCCAAAGCATTCCGATCGAGGTCGAGCGCGGCGATGGCTCGCTCCAGGAGATCTCGATCACCCCCCGGTCGACGGAGATCGACGGTCGGGAGGTCGGTCGGATTGGGGCCGGCGTCCTGGTGCCCGATGATTTGATGGACGATTACCGTGTCCTGGTCCGCTACGGACCAATCGAGGCATTGGGACAGGCAGTCGACAAAACCCTGGACACGAGCGTGACGATGCTGCGGGTCATCGGTCGCATGCTGATTGGCGAGGCATCGGTGCGCAATCTCAGCGGCCCGATCACTATCGCGGAAGTCGCGGGGCAAACCGCGAGTTCCGGTCTCCTTGCCTTCGTGAAATTCCTGGCCGTGGTCAGCATCAGCCTGGGTGTCTTGAATCTGCTGCCGATTCCCGTGCTCGATGGCGGCCACCTGTTTTATTTCCTGATCGAGTGGATCAAAGGCAGTCCAGTGTCCGAACAGATCCAGCTCCAGGGACAAAAGGTCGGCTTCATCCTGCTCGCGGCGCTGATGTCGCTCGCTTTCTACGTGGACATCTCCCGGCTATTGGGCTAA